TCAGAGGATGGAGAGGCCGTTGTCTGGACGGTTAATAGGCCTCGCATGAAGGGATGGAGTCCACAATGGTAAGGATAGCGACCAGGGGCTAACCGGGTTAAGACATACTGATTTTCGGGACGAATGACTCCTGAGTCAAATGAGCATCGTGAACGGGACTGACAGTCGTCTGCGACAATGGAATGGGCTTCACCTGTGTTATTTTTCCACGTGAGGGCGGTATCCAAGCGGATCATCAGGTGGTTGGGAGAAAAAAATGGGGGTGCTGATTGAATATCAATCTGTGGAGAAGAGGCCCACAACATTGGTTGCGTGGAAACGGGGAATAGCAGAAGGACCAGGAAGCAGAGCAGTTGACTCATTTGAAGGAATGTTCTGAATGAACAAAGTAATGTCATGGTTTGTTCGGCCCTCAAGTGGTCAGGTCTGGCGAAGGAGAGCCTCCGGCCCTTTCGCTATGGTTTGATGGTCAGGAAAATGGCCCCTTTTCCGCGCTGCAAGAGCACTAAGACGGAGGTTCCAGTTTCCAATCGCTTCACAAGCTGTTCGAAATCCCTCACGGACCCAATGGGAGAGCGATTCAGTTCCAATATCACATCACCCGGTTGAACGCCGGCCCGTTCAGCCGGAGAGTTCGGGGCAATTTGGGTCACGACTACACCCTGACCATCTCGTGTTTGTCCGGGCTGGACGGGTTCTACAGAAAGCCCTGAAAGGGCGTGGTTACCTGAGACCGAACTAGGAGACTCTCCTGTCAATCCTGCAGTATCTTTAGGCATTTCAGTGATGGAAACCGAGAGATTGACAATTTTTCCGTTTCGCCACACTTCAAGGGGAATGGAGCTCTCCGGTGTCGTCTCGGCTACAAGTGTGCGCAAATGGTTCGGATCTTTCACGGTGACACCATTGTAGGTGCGGATGATATCGCCACGTTTCAATCCGGCTTGTCCTGCAGGGCTTTCGCTAAACACATCACCCACCAATGCGCCCTGGGTATCAGGCACATCAAATTGGGTTGCGAGGTCTTGGGATAATTCCTGAATCGACACGCCCAGCCACCCACGAATGACTTTCCCATGCCCGATCAGGCTTTGCATCACACTTTTTACCATTTGGCTGGGGATGGCAAAGCCAATGCCCATGTAGCCGCCTGTTCTGGAAAAAATGGCGGTATTTATACCAATGAGTTGGCCCTGCAGATTGACGAGAGCACCTCCAGAATTGCCTGGATTAATGGCGGCATCGGTTTGAATGAAATTTTCATAGTCGACAATGCCGACATTGGCCCGGCCCACGGCGCTAATAATTCCCATCGTAACGGTTTGATTCAACCCAAAGGGGTTGCCGACCGCCAGGACCAATTCTCCAACTTCCAGTGCCACAGAGTTTCCCCAAGGTAAGGTAGATAATCCGGTGGCTTCAATCTTGATCACCGCTAAATCGGTTTTGGGATCGGTGCCAATCAGTGTCGCCGGAAGTTTCCGTTTATCTCCTAAGAGGACCATTAAGTCATCGGCCTGTTCCACGACGTGATTATTGGTGACGATGTATCCGTCATCGCTGACAATCACTCCGGAGCCTAAGCCTTGCTCCTGCCGTTCGCGTGGTTGTTTAAACCGCCGCTCAAATTCCTCTCCAAAAAACCTCCGGAAAAATGGATCTTCAAGCAGGGGATTCGTGCCTTGAGATTGGACGGTGCGTTTGGTCGCGGAGATATTCACGACCGAGGCCATAGCCTCTTTGGCGATTTTAACAAAGGTTTCGTTGGAGGCTAGAAGAGGGGTGGATGCCTTAACCACGGGAGACGAATCAGCTGCATGGACGACCGCAACAGGCACATCGGTTCCATTTGGGGCTGCGGTTATGGATGGGGGAGGCTCAGCAGGGGTGGAGGATGGAGCCTGGGAGCATTGAATCTGGGTGACTCCAAGGAGGCCCACCGCAATCGCGACCACCCAAATATGGTATCTGTTTCTCCCAGGGGATGTTTTCCCCGGATATTGTCCTCTCATGCAGAATTCCTTTTCCTTATGTTGGTGAGGAGAGTCATCAAACGCAAATTGTTGATTTCGGGAGCCTTGTCCCTGCTCAGGATGCAAGGGTGCTGGCATTTAACGGCCACCAAAATTCTTTTTATTTTACCAAAAAAGCCCCCTGACTCAAGATGCGCGATGGAGCATTGGACCACTATTCGTGCCTGTAATCACCAAGGATGTCATCATCAGGAAGAGCCCAGATTCAACTACCCCCGGAATTTGACTGATGGATGAATCGAGTGCGGAAGGGTCGTTAATTTCAGGAATTTGGAGATCCGCTATATAATGGCCATTGTCTGTGAGAAAAGGCTGGCCGTCTTTGTAACGCAAAGGTGAAGGCCATCCCAGATTCTCAAGATGCCGTTGAGTTGTTCGCCAGCCAAATGGCACAATCTCAACTGGTAAGGGAAAAGGAAGTCCAAGATGGGGCACCTGTTTAGCCTGATCCACAATAACAATGAATTGCCGAGCAGCGTTCGCCACAATTTTTTCCCGCATTAACGCCCCTCCTCCTCCTTTTATCAGATTCAGTTGAGGGTCGACCTGATCGGCGCCATCCACCGCCACATCAATGTCCCAGGTTTCCTCATCGTTCAGTAAAGGAATACCCAATTGTTTGGCATAGACCGCTGTGGCTTCTGAGGTTGGCACGCCACGGACTCGTAATCCTTGTTGGACGCGCTGCCCTAAGGCCGCCAAAAAATGATGGACCGTGGAACCGGTGCCGAGTCCCAAGATCTGCCCATCATGTATAAATTCCAGGGCTTTCAGTGCGGCTTGGGCTTTTTGTTGATCGGGTGTCAATGGCGTCGATGAAGATGACATAGAGGGTCTTACTCACGAGAATTATTCAATGGCAAACGACCGAATACGATTGGTTAGAAAAAAACAGATGAAGAGATCTGACATCATTGCATCGGATTGAGGAGGGAGGTTGTGAGTCCTGACGAATGCCCAGGAGAGGTTTTGAATCCATGCTATTAGCCGGCCATGCGGGCAGCGAGGGAGGCCGCTCCGAGCAACGCGGTATGGGGATTCAAAATCACCCGAACGGGTACCTTGGCCAGTAATCGTTTGTACCGGCCTTTTGCCAGAAAGGCTTTCATAAAAGTGTCTTCTCGTAAGGCTGATATGATTTTTGGGGCAATGCCCCCGCCAAGATAGACGCCGCCCATTGCCAGGGTTTTGAGTGCCATATTGCCGGCTTCGGCCCCGTAAATAGAGACGAAGAGCTGGAGGGCTTCTTTGCAAATATCCGGTTTACCCGTCAATCCGGCTTCCGTAATCAATGCTGCGGGATCGCCGGTGGGAAGCTTTTCGGCAAACCAGGTGGGCTCGTTTTTCTTGGTGTCCCGGAAAAATTGATAAATGCTATGGAGCCCGGGCCCGGAAAGAACCCGTTCGTAACTCACATGTAAATAGCTGGTGCGCAAATACCGCAGCAGATCGATCTCCAGATCGTTATTGGGTGCGAAATCCGAATGTCCCCCCTCGGACGGACAGATGTGATAATCCTTCCCTGTCCACAGCAACAGCGATTCTCCCAGACCTGTTCCAGCGGCCAATAACACCTTTGTGCCGTCAGGTGGGGGAGAAGGAGCGTTCGGGTTGAGATCCTCGAGTTCATCCGGTCGAAGAAGCTGGAGTCCATAGCCGGTGGCTTCCAAATCATTTAACAAACGGACATGTGGAATATTCAGGAACTCCGCGAGTTTGTCGCCTTCAATGATCCACGGAATATTTGTGGTTTTGCAGGTATTATTCAAGACCGGTCCCGGCACCCCAAAACAAGCGGCGGTTAGGGGTCCCAGTGGAGAAGGAGTAGTGGGTTCAGACGAAAGGGCATCGCTGTCGTCCGGGATTTCCTCCGATTCGGTGTCGGTAGAAGTCGGTTCTTCCAGAAATTCGGTCAACACTTCCTCGAAAGACTCGTAATCAGCGGTCCAAACCGTATCTTCCCGAATAGGGTCGACCCGTTCCTTATCCCAGTCAAACAGGGCCAGGTTGATTTTTGTCCCACCAACATCAGCTGCTAAAATCATGACTTGTTTCCCGTAAATATTACTTAAAGCATCAATTATCAGTCTTGCGGCACCATAGCCCAGGTAAAATACTCAGGGCAAGCCAGAGTCTGGATAGCCTCTCCTGGCAGAGCGGTATGCCAAGGAAAAGGTCAGAAAATGAGGTGAGAAGGAGACGTTCGCCTACCTAAAGGAACGTCCAGGTTGAAAAGGTGGCCGCCTGTCCGAGCGGGGTTCCATCGGGTTTGCGAATGTTCCAAACCGTGGCGCGTTCCACTAAAAACCGTTTTCCGGATCGGGAGATCCGGACTCCACGATAATCAGCAATGAACCCCTTGGTTTTGGCCTGATGCAGCATGTGGGCACGTTCTTCACGATTCACAGGCTCGGCCGTGTGCCGGGAGGGCGTATGGGTCAGTTGGTCCCAATCCATTTCCCACAAGGTTAACGCGGTCCGGTTTCCATAATTGAGGATAGGATCATCCTGCAGTCCATGAGAGACCACCACAAATGGGCAGGTAAACAGGCCTTCCGCCTGTTCCAGTAAAGTACCTTCACGGGGAATCAGTTCTTTTTTCAGCCAATAGGCATAACTATCCAACAAGTATTGGGTCCATTCGATTACCCATGGTCTTCGCCAATGATCGGTTAACGGATTCATTTGTTTGTCAGTGAGGGGATTCATACAGGTGATGATGCGGAGCGTCGAATCAAAAGCAGTGTAATGCTCTTATTTATTCGTTGAAAAGGACCAAGCATTACTAATTTTCCAAACCAGCGAAAAGCGCATTCGGGCACAGGGCTGGCAATCATGCATCTTTCAATTCGAAACCATCTGAGGTGGTCCGGTGGTGGCAATGCTGGGGTATGTTTCCCTGGGCCAGGATGACTTGAATCTAAAAAAGGAACCGGCGCCTTCTTGATATTTTTGGTGCGGGGGTTCGTCCCGCCAGCCGAGCCACTTTTGTTTCGGCAAAAGTGGCCAAAACCAGTGACGCCCAGACAGGCTTCATTGGATGGGACAGACGCGAGCCTCAGGAGAGCAGACCAACTCGCTGCGCTCAGACAAGGTCTGCTGAATCATCAGAGCGTCCGTCCCTTGAGCCTGTCAGCAGGCGTCGGATGAGGCAAAGAAGGGTGAAGTGGGTATTCAATTCCCACGTTCCAAAGCAGCATGAGCGAATTTTGTGATGCCGAGATTCGTCACAGAAGGTCAGAGCATCATTGGAATCCCGTGGCCTTGTGGCGAGGCCAAGCCGTGTTGCCGACTTCGGAGGAAGGCGCGCATTGTTTGAGCGCAGCGAGTTTGCGCGCCGCCGGAGTCGGCGATACGGCGCAGGGCACTCGAAGGGCCACGCCACGGCCACGATGGTTTTGGGTCCTTTTGCCGAAACAAAAGGACCTCGTTCGCCGGGGCGAAACCCGGCATCTCCAAAAATGACATGGATACCATAGTTGGTTAACTGCATTAGTTTGCTTTATTACCCAATTCTTAACTGTTTGGCTTCTCCTCTCCCCAATGGGGCGAGGATTGAAAGAGAACCTGGTCTGTGGCGTGGCGAAGCCGTACAGCCGACACCGTAGAAAAGGCGGACAAGTATGTAAGCTCAGCGCAGTTTCTTAAGCTCTTTTTTTTAGTACTGACCGATCCCTGCTGTCCAGTCCCCTGACTGAAATTCTAGATCGAAATGTGGGAAAGAATGGCATCAGCAATTTGTTCAGGGGAAATTTGGTCGGTTGGAATCACATGGTCGGCGGCGGCTTGGTAATGTGGTGTGCGAATTTCAAGAATTTCTTCTATTTCTTCCACGAAGGACTTAGTTCCTGACAGCGAGGGCCGCTGCGTATCGCCGGATATCCGGCTGGCAATCGTTGAAACTTCGGCAGTCAACCAGAAAATCTTTCCATTCTCTTTCAGCATTCTGACGTTTTCTTCCTTCAGGATGAGTCCCCCGCCCGTGTCGATGACCAGATTCTCCTGACCGGTAAGCTTTTGACATACTCCCGTTTCAAGATTGCGGAAATGATCCCACCCGAATTGCTCGATAAGCTGTGGAATGGATTGCTTCGCCTCCTTGACGATTTCCTCATCAGTGGAGATGACCGTTCGTCCGAGGCGTTGTCCCAAAATTGTTGCCACAGTGCTTTTTCCTGTTCCTCTGTAACCTATTAAGACAATATTCATACATCTCCTGCTTTGAAGTGTTGGTTGAAAAACATGTTCGGACAGATTGGCCCGTAACGGGAAAGTAATTTCTCTTTAAAGCGGTTGGCAATACCGGAGAGGGCACCAGGGAAATTTTTGTTCCAGCCTTCGGGCAGGGGACATCTTTGCGAGAATGTCGCCACGGCTATTCTTTCTCCTCTGAAAATCTCCCTGGAAAGGACTCTCATTGACGCTGGGAGCCATATCCGGACTCGAATTCATTATTCAAGTGAAGTGGGAGGTGAGCACGTTACGCATTACCTCGGTCGGTGCGGATTTGCCAGTCCAAAGTTCAAACTGCCCGACAGCCTGATAGAGAAACATGTTGATACCTTGGATGGTGCGGCATCCGGCGGCCTGCGCGTCTTGTAATAAACGCGTATTGAGCGGGTTGTAGACAATATCCATCACCGTCAGATCACGGTGTAACAGATGCTTGGGGACACAGCTTTCATCAATCTTTGGGTGCATGCCAATGGGGGTGCAATGAATGAGTAGTTGGGCTTGCCCCAAGGCGGAATGCAAGGTTTCGGGTGTTAGGGAGGCGTCATGCAAAAGGATGGGAGTTTTGGCTTTGAGGTCTCTCGCCAAGGTTGTCCGTTCCTGATCATCAACACCAAGGAGGGTGAGATGTTCAATTTTGCCTTCCACGCAGAGACCGAAGGCAATGGCGCGAGCGGCTCCACCCGATCCTAGAATGACGACCCGTTGTCCGGTGCGTTCCACTCCACCTTGCGCTAAGGCTTGGAGGGCGCCGGATGCGTCAGTGTTGGAGCCCACTAACAGGCCACGGTCTTTGATGATGGTATTCACCGAGCCAATGTGCTTCGCGGTGGTTTCGACGGTATCCAACAAAGGTAGAATGGTGACTTTATGCGGAATGGTCACGCTGAGTCCCCGGACATGGCCTAATGCCTTGATGCCTAGAACGGCTCGTTCAAGATCCTGGACGGGAAAGGCCAGATAGACAAAATTTAATCCCAATTCACGAAAGGCTGCATTATGAATAGCGGGAGAAAGGGAGTGATCAACAGGATTGCCTAACAGGCCGCAGAGTTGGGTTTGTGTATTAATGTCCATAACAGGTGCTCTCGAAATAGATGGGAAATAGTGATCGAGAGTTATCACATAACCTGGCTGGAAACTCAACTTGTGTGAATGCGAACGTTGTCTGGGAGGTCGAGATGAATGAGGAAGTGAAATTAGGGTTGAGAGAAGGGAGCGTGTAATCCGGGGAGTAGATTCGACTCCCCGGATCTACACAGTGTGATGTCCGGGGGCGTTATCGTGACGCCTTTTTTTTTGCCGGAGATTTTTTCATTCGCACGGCGGCTTTTTTTGCCGGTTTCTTTTTCGCGACTTTTTTCATGGTTCCACCTCCCTTCCAATAATGTCGTAAGCAATACTATCCACGTTTATCGGTAGGGCGATAAAAATCCTGAGGGATTGGAAGGAATTTTCTGCCGACCTGTGATAGGTCGATTAGAGGAAAGGGTTCTGAGGGAATGGTATTGAGGTATGCAGTATTGAGAGCATTCTTAGATGGGAGGTTCATGGAAGGCTTGAGTGGAGGGTGAATGCGTTGAAGGGCAGACTCCTGGAAGGCGAAGGCGAAACGTGGCACCCTCTCCGGGCTGACTCTCCACAGAGATCGTCCCACCGTGCAGTTCCACCAATTGTTTCACAATTGAGAGTCCCAACCCCAGGCCCTGTGTGCCGATTTCCGGTATCCGGTGAGCCTGGAAAAATGGTTGAAAGAGGCTGGCTTGAGCTTCCTGAGGAATCCCCGGGCCGGTATCGGAGATGGTAAGGAAGATGTGATCCGGAGGAGCGGGAGAGGCTCTTACCAAGATGCGCCCATCTGGTGGCGAAAATTTATGGGCGTTGTGGACGAGATTGGTGACGATTTGGTGGAGGCGGTCCTGATCGCCCCAGGCGGTCAAATTGTTTTCTGTGAGTTCGACCGTCAGGTGTTGAGCCTTGGTCTGGGTGAGCGGGAGTAATTCCTGCGTCACGTCCTCAAGGAGTTCGGACAGTGACACCGATGCATGCGCTAACCGGACGGTTCCTGCCTCAATACGAGACAAGTCGAGAAGGTCGGCAATCATACGGGTAAGTCGATTGGCGTTCGCACTGATTCTGGTGAGGTAGAGGTGTTGGCGTTCGGCTAGAGGGCCCACCATTCCATGAAGCAGATTTTCCGTGAATCCTTTAATCGAGGTTAAGGGTGTGCGCAATTCATGAGAGCAATGCGAGAGGAATTGGGATTTCATCCGGTCAAGTTCCTTGAGCCGGTGGTTGGCGGATTCCAAGTCTGTGTTGGCCTGTTGTAATGCCAGTGTTCGCTCCTGCACTTTGCTTTCTAACCCGATATTCAAGGCTTCAATTTCGTCATAGGCTAATGCCGTATCAAGGGCAATCGCCATTTCGTGCGCGACCGTGGATAATAAGTTTTGTTCGGTGATGGGTATGGGTTTCCGGTGGGTACTACCGATGATCAGCACACCAAGTGGTTGATTCTGACTAATCAGGGGAACCGAGAATCCGCTTTTCGTCCCGGCTTGCGCCAATATCTGTCGAGTGATGGGATGGCACTGACTCAGAATATCCGTGATGTCTTCAATGACGATGGGTTCTTTCGTGTGGAGGGTTCTGTGAAGGAGATCCTGTGGTGCTGAGGGAATGTGGGTGTTGTGAGTCAAGGTATTCCACTGTGCCGACATGCCTTCTGATTGAATCTTGTGAAAGAGTTGATGTGGTGCGTCCCATACGGCCGCCCAGGCATGCTCAAAGGAGAGGGAGCCTACAATGGCTTTAAGTCCTGATCCAATAATGGTTTCCCGGTCCAGGGTTGAGCCGATGTGGAGGGTGAGTTGATGCAGCATGGTTAATTCATCGACTCGTCGTCGGATCTCGATCAAGGTATGCTCTTGTGCGAGATAGGCCTCCCGTAATTCTTCGTGCCGTTGTTCAGCCGACTCCAATTGTTCTTGAATGATTTTCCCGCGCTCTTGAAGCTCGAGTCGGTCATCCCATAGCCGTTTTGCCAAGGGAAGGATGAGCAAGGGGAGCAGGGAGAGTCCGGCACTGATCCACCAGGACTGCTCGGGAGCAAACACCCTCAAGAGCGCGACCGTGGCAAGCCCCAATGCGAGGCCTCCCACAATCCATCCCCGCATGGTCCGGCGCTCGGGGTCCCAGGTAAAGGCCCATTCGCAATAGGGGGCACCCTCGGCGATACAGCTCCGATCCTGGATGGTGGCAGCCCGTTTTCCAAACATGCGGGCCGGGACTTCGGCAACAGTTGCCTTTGTGGTGTGGCATATTCGTTCAGCACAGCCCTGCAGATACGGTCCGAACTGTTTGATCGTGGATTCGGACAATTGTAGCCGCATCACGGCATGGCCATTGGTGACCGATACGACCTCCGGCTTGAGCGAACCTTTGGTGAATTTTTCCACAAAGTGGGGGAAGAGGCGGTAGATCTGGGCTATGGAAAAGGGTCGCCCGAGGATTTGAATAATGGGCGAGAGAAATTTTTCCCGTCCCAGATTAAAGTGGAAATTCTCTTCATGCGAGAGCTGAACAGAAAATTCGGCCAAAAACATGGCAAACTCATAGGAATAGCTGTTCCAGTGGTTCTTGAGGAAATCGACGGTCACATGATAGGTCCGGTCGGGAATTCGCTCGTTCAGCAAGGCGACAAGAGTGCCCAACGCCGCCTCTGCCGCCTCGGGTCCCTGACGTTGCTTTATGGCCTCTTCAAGATATTCAAGATTGGCGCGAATAGCGATCCCGCTCACATCCTGAATGGTTGCGGCCTGAGTATCCTTCCCGAATGGACGAAACTCCATGAGTGGACGTTCCAGAATGCGATGGGATTTTGGCAAGAGCGGCATAAGCATCCCTTATAAAGAAGGTAAACCGGTAGAGGGACTGTAATGGAATCGGAGAAAATGGTGAAGGGGGGACAAAAATCAGGGAAGAGGCATTAGAAACTCATTCGCAGGGACACGGCTCCGACGTGGAGGGTGGTATCCCATTTACCGTTTAACAAAGGTTGTTGGTTATTCTGAACATTCCGTTCATCATACAGTAACGCTTGATAGGCTAAATCCACCCCGATGGCTTTCGCCCCAAAAATGTCACAGGGGAGTATCCCCAAAAATTTCCCTGGACCATGGCAGAGAAATCCCATCCCGGCTGAAAAGGCATTGAAGTCGGAATCTGGAACCGCAGGCTCGAATGTCCGGTCGGGAATAGGACTTTCCGATCTGACGTATCCCGTTCGAAAGGCCACATCCCAATGGGGGAGCGCAGAGGGGGAGAGGGCTTTGAATTCCGTTCCCACCATAAGGACCCAGGCATCTCCATAGTCGCGGGGATTTTGGATGGCAGCTCCATTAGAGAGTTGCAGATTGAGGTCTTTGAACCCTGACCAATCCGCATAGTCGA
The sequence above is a segment of the Nitrospira sp. MA-1 genome. Coding sequences within it:
- a CDS encoding cupredoxin domain-containing protein, producing the protein MSQLLCFLVLLLFPVSTQPMLWASSPQIDIQSAPPFFSPNHLMIRLDTALTWKNNTGEAHSIVADDCQSRSRCSFDSGVIRPENQYVLTRLAPGRYPYHCGLHPFMRGLLTVQTTASPSSDI
- a CDS encoding DegQ family serine endoprotease, whose amino-acid sequence is MPAPLHPEQGQGSRNQQFAFDDSPHQHKEKEFCMRGQYPGKTSPGRNRYHIWVVAIAVGLLGVTQIQCSQAPSSTPAEPPPSITAAPNGTDVPVAVVHAADSSPVVKASTPLLASNETFVKIAKEAMASVVNISATKRTVQSQGTNPLLEDPFFRRFFGEEFERRFKQPRERQEQGLGSGVIVSDDGYIVTNNHVVEQADDLMVLLGDKRKLPATLIGTDPKTDLAVIKIEATGLSTLPWGNSVALEVGELVLAVGNPFGLNQTVTMGIISAVGRANVGIVDYENFIQTDAAINPGNSGGALVNLQGQLIGINTAIFSRTGGYMGIGFAIPSQMVKSVMQSLIGHGKVIRGWLGVSIQELSQDLATQFDVPDTQGALVGDVFSESPAGQAGLKRGDIIRTYNGVTVKDPNHLRTLVAETTPESSIPLEVWRNGKIVNLSVSITEMPKDTAGLTGESPSSVSGNHALSGLSVEPVQPGQTRDGQGVVVTQIAPNSPAERAGVQPGDVILELNRSPIGSVRDFEQLVKRLETGTSVLVLLQRGKGAIFLTIKP
- the rpiA gene encoding ribose-5-phosphate isomerase RpiA, whose amino-acid sequence is MSSSSTPLTPDQQKAQAALKALEFIHDGQILGLGTGSTVHHFLAALGQRVQQGLRVRGVPTSEATAVYAKQLGIPLLNDEETWDIDVAVDGADQVDPQLNLIKGGGGALMREKIVANAARQFIVIVDQAKQVPHLGLPFPLPVEIVPFGWRTTQRHLENLGWPSPLRYKDGQPFLTDNGHYIADLQIPEINDPSALDSSISQIPGVVESGLFLMMTSLVITGTNSGPMLHRAS
- a CDS encoding GAF domain-containing sensor histidine kinase, whose translation is MPLLPKSHRILERPLMEFRPFGKDTQAATIQDVSGIAIRANLEYLEEAIKQRQGPEAAEAALGTLVALLNERIPDRTYHVTVDFLKNHWNSYSYEFAMFLAEFSVQLSHEENFHFNLGREKFLSPIIQILGRPFSIAQIYRLFPHFVEKFTKGSLKPEVVSVTNGHAVMRLQLSESTIKQFGPYLQGCAERICHTTKATVAEVPARMFGKRAATIQDRSCIAEGAPYCEWAFTWDPERRTMRGWIVGGLALGLATVALLRVFAPEQSWWISAGLSLLPLLILPLAKRLWDDRLELQERGKIIQEQLESAEQRHEELREAYLAQEHTLIEIRRRVDELTMLHQLTLHIGSTLDRETIIGSGLKAIVGSLSFEHAWAAVWDAPHQLFHKIQSEGMSAQWNTLTHNTHIPSAPQDLLHRTLHTKEPIVIEDITDILSQCHPITRQILAQAGTKSGFSVPLISQNQPLGVLIIGSTHRKPIPITEQNLLSTVAHEMAIALDTALAYDEIEALNIGLESKVQERTLALQQANTDLESANHRLKELDRMKSQFLSHCSHELRTPLTSIKGFTENLLHGMVGPLAERQHLYLTRISANANRLTRMIADLLDLSRIEAGTVRLAHASVSLSELLEDVTQELLPLTQTKAQHLTVELTENNLTAWGDQDRLHQIVTNLVHNAHKFSPPDGRILVRASPAPPDHIFLTISDTGPGIPQEAQASLFQPFFQAHRIPEIGTQGLGLGLSIVKQLVELHGGTISVESQPGEGATFRLRLPGVCPSTHSPSTQAFHEPPI
- a CDS encoding shikimate kinase, with protein sequence MNIVLIGYRGTGKSTVATILGQRLGRTVISTDEEIVKEAKQSIPQLIEQFGWDHFRNLETGVCQKLTGQENLVIDTGGGLILKEENVRMLKENGKIFWLTAEVSTIASRISGDTQRPSLSGTKSFVEEIEEILEIRTPHYQAAADHVIPTDQISPEQIADAILSHISI
- a CDS encoding shikimate dehydrogenase → MDINTQTQLCGLLGNPVDHSLSPAIHNAAFRELGLNFVYLAFPVQDLERAVLGIKALGHVRGLSVTIPHKVTILPLLDTVETTAKHIGSVNTIIKDRGLLVGSNTDASGALQALAQGGVERTGQRVVILGSGGAARAIAFGLCVEGKIEHLTLLGVDDQERTTLARDLKAKTPILLHDASLTPETLHSALGQAQLLIHCTPIGMHPKIDESCVPKHLLHRDLTVMDIVYNPLNTRLLQDAQAAGCRTIQGINMFLYQAVGQFELWTGKSAPTEVMRNVLTSHFT
- the glk gene encoding glucokinase, coding for MILAADVGGTKINLALFDWDKERVDPIREDTVWTADYESFEEVLTEFLEEPTSTDTESEEIPDDSDALSSEPTTPSPLGPLTAACFGVPGPVLNNTCKTTNIPWIIEGDKLAEFLNIPHVRLLNDLEATGYGLQLLRPDELEDLNPNAPSPPPDGTKVLLAAGTGLGESLLLWTGKDYHICPSEGGHSDFAPNNDLEIDLLRYLRTSYLHVSYERVLSGPGLHSIYQFFRDTKKNEPTWFAEKLPTGDPAALITEAGLTGKPDICKEALQLFVSIYGAEAGNMALKTLAMGGVYLGGGIAPKIISALREDTFMKAFLAKGRYKRLLAKVPVRVILNPHTALLGAASLAARMAG
- a CDS encoding MEKHLA domain-containing protein, which codes for MNPLTDKQMNPLTDHWRRPWVIEWTQYLLDSYAYWLKKELIPREGTLLEQAEGLFTCPFVVVSHGLQDDPILNYGNRTALTLWEMDWDQLTHTPSRHTAEPVNREERAHMLHQAKTKGFIADYRGVRISRSGKRFLVERATVWNIRKPDGTPLGQAATFSTWTFL